A stretch of the TM7 phylum sp. oral taxon 349 genome encodes the following:
- the gatB gene encoding Asp-tRNA(Asn)/Glu-tRNA(Gln) amidotransferase subunit GatB — protein sequence MAASAEILQKYEMTIGIECHVQLATDTKLFSPADNDARDATPNTKVHPIDFGLPGMLPVLNRRAVDLAIRAGKALNAPIANVSRFDRKHYFYPDLPKGYQTSQMYQPIILAGYVDAPLEDGAVKRVRIEHAHMEEDAGKLTHHDNYSLVDLNRAGTPLIEIVSEPDMHSAAEARAYATELYRLMTYAGVTYGDLYHGNMRFDVNISIAPKGSTTLGKRAEVKNLNSFRSVEHAAQYEFERQVALVEAGEPVVQETRGWNDDRGVTTSQRSKEDAQDYRYMPDPDIPPIVLTDEEIADIQAGMPMLPGEYRESWADLSLDKSVVDTILGHQEVADLLQQTYRLADSDQGGVLSELGVDKQVYAALMRRIFNWFASMPDEMIDLARIRSGLVESRRLVQLALLAEKNEISSSNTKEVFLFLFDKSSVGKMPRDIAKEKNLLQVSDESAIAVIVDEVMSDPASAASIADIKAGKDKAIGYLVGQVMKRSRGQANPSLAQKLIRERL from the coding sequence ATGGCAGCATCCGCAGAAATATTGCAGAAATATGAAATGACAATCGGCATTGAGTGTCACGTCCAACTTGCGACTGATACGAAATTATTTAGCCCAGCAGACAACGATGCGCGCGATGCAACACCGAATACTAAAGTTCATCCGATTGATTTTGGGCTGCCGGGCATGCTACCGGTGTTGAACCGGCGTGCTGTTGATTTAGCGATTCGCGCCGGAAAAGCTCTTAACGCGCCGATTGCGAACGTGTCGCGCTTTGATCGTAAGCACTATTTTTATCCTGACCTGCCGAAAGGTTATCAGACAAGCCAAATGTACCAGCCGATTATTCTTGCCGGCTACGTTGATGCGCCGCTTGAGGATGGCGCGGTAAAACGCGTGCGTATTGAGCACGCGCACATGGAAGAAGATGCGGGTAAGTTAACACACCACGATAACTATTCGCTCGTTGATTTGAACCGCGCTGGCACGCCGCTTATCGAAATTGTGTCTGAGCCGGATATGCATTCGGCGGCAGAGGCGCGCGCCTATGCGACAGAGTTGTACCGTTTAATGACATACGCAGGCGTGACATATGGTGATTTATACCATGGTAATATGCGGTTTGACGTAAACATTAGTATTGCGCCAAAAGGCTCAACGACGCTTGGCAAGCGCGCCGAGGTGAAGAATCTGAATAGTTTTCGGAGTGTTGAGCACGCTGCGCAATATGAATTTGAGCGCCAGGTTGCATTAGTTGAAGCGGGCGAGCCGGTTGTGCAGGAAACTCGCGGTTGGAACGACGACAGAGGAGTAACGACGAGCCAGCGTAGCAAGGAAGATGCGCAAGATTATCGTTATATGCCCGACCCCGATATTCCGCCGATCGTTTTGACTGATGAAGAAATTGCTGATATTCAAGCCGGCATGCCGATGCTGCCGGGCGAATACCGCGAGTCGTGGGCTGACCTATCTCTTGATAAATCGGTAGTCGATACGATTTTAGGCCACCAGGAAGTTGCCGATTTGCTGCAGCAAACGTATCGCCTGGCAGATTCGGATCAAGGCGGTGTGCTGAGCGAGTTGGGCGTGGATAAACAAGTCTATGCGGCGCTGATGCGCCGGATCTTCAATTGGTTTGCGTCAATGCCTGATGAAATGATTGATCTTGCGCGTATTCGGTCTGGCTTGGTTGAGTCGCGCCGTCTCGTCCAGTTGGCGCTGTTGGCAGAAAAAAACGAAATTAGTTCAAGTAATACCAAAGAGGTGTTCCTCTTCTTGTTTGACAAATCGTCTGTCGGCAAGATGCCGCGCGACATCGCTAAAGAAAAGAATTTATTGCAAGTTTCGGACGAAAGCGCTATTGCTGTTATTGTTGACGAGGTAATGAGTGATCCTGCAAGCGCGGCTTCTATTGCCGATATTAAAGCTGGTAAAGATAAAGCCATCGGCTATCTTGTCGGTCAAGTTATGAAGCGATCAAGAGGACAGGCGAACCCAAGCTTGGCGCAGAAATTAATTCGAGAGAGGCTATAA
- a CDS encoding NTP transferase domain-containing protein: MMKRPTKAIIAAAGFGTRFLPQTKAMPKEMMPLIDKPIIQYVVEELVDAGIKDIIIVGSASKRAIEDHFDLPNEDLLANLRAGGDKKKPLLDQVEAIANLANFVYLRQKGAYGNATPIQCAAHLMGSEPFIYTWADDFFVSRPGVTKQLIETYERYGGSVLACKRAEKDDEYDKYGFVSGTAEQTGEVKVDRIIEKPGKANAPSELGSVSEFLFTPEIFDYLEKAHTSFDGHGEFMIQPVVQAMINDGWGVYAREIIDGRFYDTGDKLEYLKTMIDFGLDHPKLGIALREHLLRRVAELSETPE, encoded by the coding sequence ATGATGAAACGACCAACTAAAGCTATTATTGCTGCTGCCGGATTCGGTACGCGCTTTTTGCCACAAACTAAGGCAATGCCAAAAGAGATGATGCCGCTCATTGATAAGCCGATTATCCAGTATGTAGTTGAGGAGCTGGTTGATGCGGGTATTAAAGATATCATTATTGTGGGGAGCGCGAGCAAGCGTGCAATTGAAGATCATTTTGACTTACCGAACGAAGATCTGCTTGCAAATCTGCGTGCTGGCGGTGATAAGAAAAAACCATTGCTTGATCAGGTTGAGGCGATCGCAAACCTAGCAAACTTCGTTTATTTGCGACAGAAAGGCGCATACGGCAACGCGACGCCGATTCAGTGTGCGGCGCATTTGATGGGCAGCGAACCGTTTATCTACACTTGGGCGGACGATTTTTTTGTCAGCCGGCCAGGCGTTACGAAACAGCTGATTGAGACGTACGAGCGCTACGGCGGCAGTGTACTTGCGTGCAAACGTGCCGAGAAGGACGATGAGTATGACAAGTACGGTTTTGTTAGCGGCACGGCAGAACAGACAGGTGAGGTTAAAGTCGATCGCATTATAGAAAAACCTGGTAAAGCGAATGCGCCGAGCGAACTCGGCAGCGTAAGCGAATTTCTGTTTACACCGGAAATTTTTGATTATCTAGAAAAAGCACATACCAGCTTTGACGGGCACGGAGAGTTTATGATTCAGCCAGTGGTGCAGGCAATGATTAACGATGGATGGGGTGTGTATGCGCGTGAGATCATCGACGGCAGATTTTACGATACCGGCGATAAGCTTGAATATCTGAAAACGATGATTGACTTCGGACTTGATCATCCCAAACTCGGCATAGCACTTCGCGAACATTTGCTGCGGCGCGTGGCAGAATTATCTGAAACACCTGAGTAG
- a CDS encoding YtxH domain-containing protein has product MSKGKFALGALFGAVAGVIAGVLTAPKSGKETRANLKAKADELKKDTDKAVDEAKKKGEKVYKDTKKHVETAVEEGRKTVDDYRERAGRAAASAKEEFSKSAREAQKK; this is encoded by the coding sequence ATGTCAAAAGGTAAGTTTGCACTTGGAGCATTGTTTGGAGCGGTCGCTGGCGTGATCGCTGGTGTGCTGACTGCGCCAAAATCAGGCAAAGAGACGCGTGCTAATCTAAAAGCAAAAGCGGACGAATTGAAAAAAGATACCGATAAGGCAGTCGACGAAGCCAAGAAAAAAGGTGAAAAAGTCTATAAAGACACGAAAAAACATGTCGAGACGGCTGTCGAAGAGGGGCGCAAAACTGTCGATGATTACCGCGAGCGTGCTGGGCGTGCAGCTGCGAGTGCAAAAGAAGAATTTAGCAAAAGCGCGCGTGAAGCGCAAAAAAAGTAG